Part of the Deinococcus malanensis genome is shown below.
CCTGCTCTCCCCTTTCGGTATGACGCAGGTCACCAGACCTCTGGGGCCCGGTGACCTGACACGCTGCCTGGGACCTGTGCGGAACTCAGTCCAGGCGGTCGTCGTCCATCAGAGCCTGCAGCATCCAGCGGATCTTGTCGATCACCAGAGCGTAGCCGTTGTACAGGTCGGCTGTGGCCGGGTCGTTGGCCTCGTCCACGGTCTGGCTGTCGTCGCGAAAGCTCTTGCCGACCCGGCTGAGGTCCTGGACCAGATCCGCCACCTGGGTGCGGGCGTCACGGACGGTCTCGGTGGGTACCTGCACCACGCTGAAGCGCGCCAGGTCCGCCGGGGCGGCAATGGGGCTTCCGCCCAGGGCCACCAGACGCTCGGCCTGCTCGTCGATGGCGGGGAAGATCTCGGCGATAAACTCGTCATAGGCCGGGTGCAGGTCGCGGAAAAAGCGGCCACGAATATCCCAGTGGTACTTCTTGAATTTCAGGTACAGGCTGATAGTGGTGGCCAGGTTGCGCTGCAGCGTCTCGGCTACAGTGGCGAATTCCTCTTCACTGAGGTAAAGGTGGTCCACCAGAGCGTTGTTGACGGTGCGCAGGTGTGCGGCGTCGGCCTTGGCCTCGCCCTGGGCCTTGACACCCCTGGCTCCGCCGCGAGCGGTGGTTTTGGCGGCCGTCTTGGTAGAAGCACTCTTTTTGGTCATGCGGTCACGCTACGCCCGGGCACACGGAAGGTGCCATGGGCCTTTCTTTACAGTTAGGCTCACCTCGCGGTCGTCATGAGTAGATGCGGAAGACCAGCCGGTGATGCTCGGCGGCGCAGTGCACCTGCTTCTGAGCCTGCAACTCGGTGAGATGCGCGCTGACCACCGCGCGGTTAAGCACCACCGCAGCGGGGCTACCGGTGTGCACTCCCAGCCGCACCGAGACCCGGGCAAGCAGGTCGTCCACACTGCCCGCCTGCTCCTGAACCGTCGCCAGCACGGCTGCGGTGGTCCGTTCATAGGCGGCCAGGTTGGCGCCCACCAGTCCCGGCAGGTCCACGGAGGGGTGACCGTGACCCGGCAGCACCACGCCCACACCCCCCAGTTCCACCAGGCTGGCGGCACTGACCTTCTGTGCCGCCGAATCCACGCAGAAGGTCAGCGGGTGCTTCTCCAGCGCTTCGGGGCCGAACAGGGCGTCGGCAACATAAATCATGTCTCCCAGCTGCACGGCATACATATCTGTCGCGTGCCCGGGCACTGGAATAAGGTCCAGGTCCACCCCTCCCAGTCTCTGCTGCCCCGGCGGGATGAGCTGCGCCGGACTGGCGGGGGCGAGCAGGAATTTGGTCCGCAGCTCCGGCGGAGGACTGGCCCCGAACAGGCTCAGCGGTTCCAGAAACGGATGGTTGATCACGGCCGCCTCGATGGGGGGCGCAAAAACTGCCAGTTCCGGGAACTTTTTGAGGATGAAGGCATTGCCACCGTGATGGTCGGCGTGGCTGTGCGTGTTCAGAATGGCGCTGGGGCCCAGGCCGGCCGCTTCCACCGCCCGCAGCAGCTTGCGTGCATGCGAGTCGTCCAGGCCGGTGTCGATCAGGAGGGCCCTCCCCTTACCGTTTTCTACCACCACGCTGTTCACGGCGCCCGGCAGATACCAGACGCCGGAGCCAAGTGGCACCAGAGCAGACATGTCCTCAGGGTAACGGGTGTAGGCTCGGGCGCGTGACTGTTGCCCCGCCCGCCAAGCCCTTCAGACCGTCGGGTGCACAGCTTGGACTGATCGCCGCGAACTTTCTGATGTGGGGCGGGTTTTTCGCCGTGATTCCCCTGGTCACGGTGCATTTTGTCGAAGGTCTGGCCTGGACCGCGGCCAGCGTGGGGCTGATCCTGGGCCTGCGGCAGTTGACCCAGCAGGGCCTGACCGTATTTGGAGGCGCCTGGGCTGACCGGATAGGGCCCAAACCGCTGATTCTGGCGGGCTGTATCCTGCGCACCCTCGGGTTTGCGGGCATGGCCTACAGCGAGACCTTCGTCACCCTGCTGCTGGCCGCGCTGCTGGCCGGGGTGGGCGGTGGACTGTTCGACGCCCCGAAGAACGCGGCAATTACTGCGGTGACCCGTCCGGAGCACCGCACAAGGATGTACAGCCTGGCCAGCATGTCCGGAAACCTGGGGATGGTCAGCGGGCCGCTGCTGGGAGCGGCACTGCTGCCAGTAGGCTTCCGCACTGCGGGGCTTGTGGCGGCAAGTGCGTACCTTCTGGCCTTTGTGGTTCTGGGGCTGACGCTGCCACATGTGCGCCCGGAGAGCCCACGGGCTGGCGGCCTGGGCGGGCTGGCGACGGCGGCCCGTGACATCCGGTTCCGGCGCTTCACGCTGGTGCTGATCGGTTACTTTCTGCTGAGCACCCAGATCAATGTGGCGGTGACCCTCAAGGCCATTGCCCTGGCGGGCCCCAGCGCCACGGCCCCGCTGTACGGCCTGAGCGCCGGACTGTCGGTGGTGCTGCAATACCCGCTGCTGCGGCTGGTCGAGCGGCACGTGCCGACCCGGCCCGCCCTGGTCATGGCCGTGCTGATGGTCGCGACCGCGCTGGGCCTGATGGCCTTTGCGCAGACTTTCCCGGCGCTGCTGGCGTGCGTGGCGCTGTACAGCCTGGGCACCATGATCGTGTATCCCACTCAGCAGACCCTGACCGCACGGCTGGCCCCTCCTGAACTGCTGGGCAGCTACTTCGGTTTCTCGGCCATCAGCCTGGGGGTGGGCGGCGCGGTCGGCAGCCTGCTGGGCGGCGCGCTGGTCGACATTGGCGCGCGCGTGCAGTTCACCGCGCTGCCCTGGCTGACCCTGTTCACGCTGGGGCTGCTGACGGCCCTGGGCCTGAAATGGGCGCTGCGGGACGCTCCGGAAAGGAACGTCCCGCAGCCAGAAGCCTCAGCGCAGTAGCTTACCGCCCGCCGGGAACCGCAGGCACCGGCGTTGCACCGGCTGCAGCGCCCAGTGCCGGAGCGCGGCCCAGGGCGGTCACCGCTGCATTGAGCAGTTTGTCCACACCCTGGGTCAGCAGGCGGACTTCTGCTTCACCCTGCACGTGGGCCTCGTCCGGACGGACCAGCAGCGGATAGGGCGTGCCTTCGGGCTTGACGTAGTTGAGGATGGTCAGCTGAACGGCAGCCTCGCCTACCTCAAAGACACGGGTCGCGGTGTTGCCTACTCCGGCCGTTTCCTCGCCCAGCACCGGGCCTCGCTTGGCGTACTGCACCTCATAGGCGAAGAACTCACTGCACGAGGCGCTGCCGTCATCCACCAGGACAGCCACCGCACCGGTCCACAACTGCGGGTTACGCACGGCACCCACCACCCGGCCCGACTCGAAACGGGCGCCCTGGCGAACCTCCGTGCGGGTATTGCCGCGTGCACTGCGGGCCACCCGGGTCAGGCTCGGCACGAAGGCACTGACGGAGTTGTCGCATTCCACCAGACTGCCCCCGCCGTTTCCACGCAGGTCCACCACCATGCCCTGCGCGCCGGCGGCCTGCGCCTGAGCAACCAGATCATGCACGCGCTGCGCCACACCGCCGCCGGCCAGGAAGGTTGGAATCCGCAGCACGCCCACCTGGGCGCCGCCCACGGTCAGGTAGGACAGGCGCGGCAGGTCCCGGGTGCTGCTTTCGCGCGCGGTGATGCTCAGGGTCAGCGGCTGTCCCGCGCGCGTCAGACCCAGGGTGATGGTCTGGCCGCTGAGCCGGGCGGCACGCAGGGCGTCGTAGCGGTAAGGCTGACTGTTCAGGGTCTGCAGCACGTCCCCACGCTGGAGTCCGGCTTCTGCCGCCGCGCTCTCGGGCACCACTTCCAGTACCACCCGGTTCTGGCCATCAAGCGGCGCCAGTTTCACGCCAAACTGCCGGCGGTTGCCTCCGGTGGCGCTGGTCACAAATTCCTTGTAGTCGTCTGGCGTCTGAAAGAAACTGTGCTTGTCCGCCAGGGCAGTGAATTGTGCTTCCAGAACCGGGTAGGCCTTGCTGGCCGGGCAGGTGGCCATCACGGCGGCACAGACCGCGTTCAGCCGTGCCTGATACTCGTCGCGCAGAGCCACGCGGTCAACGGTCGACAGGCCACCGTACTCTTCGACCAGCAGGATGTTGGCCTGATCAAAGACCACCTGGGCAGGCGACACGGCCTGCGCCTGGGCAGCGGGAAGGACAAGA
Proteins encoded:
- a CDS encoding Dps family protein, encoding MTKKSASTKTAAKTTARGGARGVKAQGEAKADAAHLRTVNNALVDHLYLSEEEFATVAETLQRNLATTISLYLKFKKYHWDIRGRFFRDLHPAYDEFIAEIFPAIDEQAERLVALGGSPIAAPADLARFSVVQVPTETVRDARTQVADLVQDLSRVGKSFRDDSQTVDEANDPATADLYNGYALVIDKIRWMLQALMDDDRLD
- a CDS encoding MBL fold metallo-hydrolase, encoding MSALVPLGSGVWYLPGAVNSVVVENGKGRALLIDTGLDDSHARKLLRAVEAAGLGPSAILNTHSHADHHGGNAFILKKFPELAVFAPPIEAAVINHPFLEPLSLFGASPPPELRTKFLLAPASPAQLIPPGQQRLGGVDLDLIPVPGHATDMYAVQLGDMIYVADALFGPEALEKHPLTFCVDSAAQKVSAASLVELGGVGVVLPGHGHPSVDLPGLVGANLAAYERTTAAVLATVQEQAGSVDDLLARVSVRLGVHTGSPAAVVLNRAVVSAHLTELQAQKQVHCAAEHHRLVFRIYS
- a CDS encoding MFS transporter; this translates as MTVAPPAKPFRPSGAQLGLIAANFLMWGGFFAVIPLVTVHFVEGLAWTAASVGLILGLRQLTQQGLTVFGGAWADRIGPKPLILAGCILRTLGFAGMAYSETFVTLLLAALLAGVGGGLFDAPKNAAITAVTRPEHRTRMYSLASMSGNLGMVSGPLLGAALLPVGFRTAGLVAASAYLLAFVVLGLTLPHVRPESPRAGGLGGLATAARDIRFRRFTLVLIGYFLLSTQINVAVTLKAIALAGPSATAPLYGLSAGLSVVLQYPLLRLVERHVPTRPALVMAVLMVATALGLMAFAQTFPALLACVALYSLGTMIVYPTQQTLTARLAPPELLGSYFGFSAISLGVGGAVGSLLGGALVDIGARVQFTALPWLTLFTLGLLTALGLKWALRDAPERNVPQPEASAQ
- a CDS encoding S41 family peptidase yields the protein MTLNNRCVHPAPFRSLLGAALGLSLVLPAAQAQAVSPAQVVFDQANILLVEEYGGLSTVDRVALRDEYQARLNAVCAAVMATCPASKAYPVLEAQFTALADKHSFFQTPDDYKEFVTSATGGNRRQFGVKLAPLDGQNRVVLEVVPESAAAEAGLQRGDVLQTLNSQPYRYDALRAARLSGQTITLGLTRAGQPLTLSITARESSTRDLPRLSYLTVGGAQVGVLRIPTFLAGGGVAQRVHDLVAQAQAAGAQGMVVDLRGNGGGSLVECDNSVSAFVPSLTRVARSARGNTRTEVRQGARFESGRVVGAVRNPQLWTGAVAVLVDDGSASCSEFFAYEVQYAKRGPVLGEETAGVGNTATRVFEVGEAAVQLTILNYVKPEGTPYPLLVRPDEAHVQGEAEVRLLTQGVDKLLNAAVTALGRAPALGAAAGATPVPAVPGGR